The stretch of DNA TAATTTggctgatttgactaaattttcatctaatagctctcaactatcaacttaaCGTGAATTCGACTGTATCTAAATTTACACCGTAGTTTACTTTATGTTACCTAACGTACTAACTATAATGGTGTGTAGGAGAAGAGATTGTGGCGTATGAGAATCCACGACCCGTAGTAGGGATTCATCGCTTAGTGTTTGTGCTGTTTCGGCAAATGGGGAGGCAAACTATATATGCTCCGGGATGGCGGCAAAGCTTCAACACCAGAGACTTTGCGGAGCTTTACAACCTGGGATCACCTGTTGCTGCCATATTTTTCAACTGCAAACGAGAAAACTCTCCTACTGGATCTTCAAGGaggagataataataataatatatatcatcATGCATCCATCCATCAGctccttttaattaattacgCTCATCAACATGCGCACGTGCGGAAGGGTACTACTACTAATTAAGTACATTCCTCATGGATTGCCATAATAATAGTTGGTCCTTTTGTGACACTGCTAGCTATGCTAGTTGCTGTCGTCTCTTGACGACTCTATATACATGAATATGTTCTTCATAATGATAAGATGGATCTGTTTCATATAAGTACTTGCACTTTTACTAACTAATATTTCAagcaaacaaaaatatattttagcaatatttttttttggttaactATTTTAGCAATATTAACTTCTTGACTTCTTGTTTACAATTGAAACTCAACAAAATATTCGGCAAAAAAGTTTGGGTATACACTCTACCAGGcctatgaataataattaatatatacatcTTAAATATAAGTTCATGAAACGTAATGCtattgtgttaaatttgtatttatatgcAAAAACTTGTCATATTATTAGTAgctatatatttatttgtttgacACCATGGCGAATTGGCAATCATTGCTTTATCACCATTGTATGAGTggaaatttctatttttattatttttttttcaactttatAACGCAAGAATGTCAATGGGATTTTAGAACTTGACATGAGACAACAAGTCAATCATGTGCCTAATAATATAAATGACAAGGAACCAACACTATTAATATTAGccaatacttttaaattttaatcaatatatttttttatattattaagaaTTAGATTTATTAATCGTATAACTTGCTCGTATACTTAACATGCATCGTAGCGGTTTGCTCTTggatattgttgttgttgagcgCTTGAGCATGCACCCGAGGAGCATGCATCGGCCTATATATGGAAGGTGATTgttaggaaaaataaaaaccagGTGTGATTGTTAGGAACGGACCAAGGAAATAGAAGCATGAAATTAACACAATTGAACAAAAGAATATCAAACATTTGATTAAAGAAATATAGTGGATGACTAATTTATCCTAATAATCAAATCTCTTctaaagaaattttaaattgataactgCTCTATTCAAATCAAATTCCTGATACAGAGATACAAAATGGTAATTTATGACACTTTACCCAAAACTAAATCGCAACTACACCCACAATGTCTATTCATACTAAATCAAATGGTGTAAACATTTaactaaaatacaaaaaatacctgacaaatcttcccttaaaaaaaataactaataccTTAAACACAAAACAAtatgaaacacaacacaaaaAGAAGAACCTTATAAATTATTTCCTAATACTCATACATGGTTCACAAAATTACAAAGATTTCTTTAACCGCGATATGCATGTTACAGCTACAGCCTACAATTTGCAACAACTTGAATAGCTTGTATCTATGACTTTTCTTTTGACCAAGAGTATAGAACATGCAAAAACTCTCTTTTGTCTAGTAATATCTAATTGTCCACTCTCATTTCAAACTCAAAGATAAATCaatattgattttgatttctccATAGTGATAATTACAAGTGTATAATAAAAGTATGTCaagtagaaaataaaagcaaagaGAAGGAACATACTATAGTTGGACCCTTGACAGACTTTTCGACCATAATACCATTAATCAAAGTTCGTTTACAAGTCAACCGAAGTGGCAGGCTTCGTCAATAACATTAATAGCACATCTTGGACTCCAATCCAGATAGTTTCTATGTGGCCCAATccaattcaagaaaaaaaaaaaacacggaGATGATTGCGGCTTTTGAGAGTAAAGTAGCTAGGGAAGAAAATCAAGATATGATGATGGgcaaggtaagggtaagggttTATTTGCAATAGCTCAAATTAAAATGGTGAAAACTTAGGTAAAGtcgacttcatgtgaagttgataactgagagttattatataaaactttagtcaaatcagtcaaatcatctaatagTTCTCatttatcaacttcacgtgaagtcgactgcacctgagtttccaccagttaaaatactaaaatagtagTATATATAGCCACCCGCACGATCCTTTCCAAGTTTAGTTGAATGCCGCACTAAATCCCAATGCCGTAGTCTGCAGAGACAGGAATGGAATCAGGCATGAGAGCAATATGAATAGTGTGTTTCATTTTCATATCCTTTTATTAAGAAAGTTAGTTGTATTGTGAGAGAAAGAAACCTGAATGCAGAAGAAACAGAGAAATCAAGTAGGTATAATCTTGAGGAGCTCAATGTCAAACAAGAGAGTCTTGTCTATGAGGCCTTGGTTCCTTAGCACAAAATCCAAGGCTCGTTGGCCCTGCAATTGCATCATGATGAGAGTCCATTGAGAGTTGAGAGAGATGGAGATTGATCAAGTGAAGTGAGTATTACCGAGAATGTTGTTGGTCTTGGCCCACTCTTGTTGAAATCATTATCAGGGTATCCAAGCTCCGGGGGTACAATTATCCTGCAAGATTGGAACATGTAGAGCTAgctagaataaaataatagtgCTCTGCCACTGGGCTTGCTTTATATTATACAGAAGCTAAGCTACATGTTAAGAGAAAAGCAATGCAAGCACCTTCTGATGCCTCCCAGAGCCATGCCTGAAACAGCCTCTTCAAAAGCCGGTATGACTTCTTGAGATCCTATTCTGAATTTGAAGAAGTCCTTCTCATCACCCTGCAACAACACTCAACTTAGTCAGTCTTGCATAGAGAAAGTCTAGGGCAgcagttttattaaaatttggccagGCCCTTAGCACTTCTCGTCTTGCATATACAGAGCAATTcaattgatttaatttgatttgattttattttattacctcAAAGGAACCTCCCTTAGTTTTGTTGCGGGCTTCAAATATGCGTCCATAATAACCTATGGTGTACCCATCCCAGTCCacctgaattgaattgaattgaattgaaggcagaagagaagagaagagaggaataATGGGGAAGATTGGAGTATGAATTACCACAACTGTGTCACCCTTGTTGGGTTTGGGGCCATA from Arachis duranensis cultivar V14167 chromosome 4, aradu.V14167.gnm2.J7QH, whole genome shotgun sequence encodes:
- the LOC107486868 gene encoding peptidyl-prolyl cis-trans isomerase FKBP19, chloroplastic isoform X1, with the translated sequence MVMASILSISSSVCLSLSAAKKSEVQEPSSSSIDVERRKMLVSSVAVIAGSCFSLCKNSIAVAAEYADMPALRGKDYGKTKMRYPDYTETESGLQFKDLRPGYGPKPNKGDTVVVDWDGYTIGYYGRIFEARNKTKGGSFEGDEKDFFKFRIGSQEVIPAFEEAVSGMALGGIRRIIVPPELGYPDNDFNKSGPRPTTFSGQRALDFVLRNQGLIDKTLLFDIELLKIIPT
- the LOC107486868 gene encoding peptidyl-prolyl cis-trans isomerase FKBP19, chloroplastic isoform X2 — protein: MVMASILSISSSVCLSLSAAKKSEVQEPSSSSIDVERRKMLVSSVAVIAVPALRGKDYGKTKMRYPDYTETESGLQFKDLRPGYGPKPNKGDTVVVDWDGYTIGYYGRIFEARNKTKGGSFEGDEKDFFKFRIGSQEVIPAFEEAVSGMALGGIRRIIVPPELGYPDNDFNKSGPRPTTFSGQRALDFVLRNQGLIDKTLLFDIELLKIIPT